The Macadamia integrifolia cultivar HAES 741 chromosome 4, SCU_Mint_v3, whole genome shotgun sequence genome contains the following window.
aaactataatccttggtcaaccatttttagaaaaaatcaaaccattcaaaataacccaagatgggatttctacaaaatttcaaggacaaaagattgtcttcccatttttacaagcccaaaattctaatgaccaaagtattagaaaaattaaacaattaaattttctcaaaacaaaGCTTCTtcatgaaagaatctctgatcatctcaaaaataccaagaccatccaacaaattaatcaaattagatcaaaatttgaatccaatctttgttctgTTAGATTCAAACTTAATTATGACAGAAATGACCAAACActggttacacatacaactgtaaccatctaCAAAATCCTGTCTCTCCAAGACTGGGGGACTCACCCCCttaacccaagaagcttctcaAATACCTTTTCCCCACCAAATTATACCTATATGGATTACCAGGATGCCTGGTTTAAAGCTTTCTCTTTTCAAAACAGAATCAACCgccactcttggttcttctgttttgaatacagatttaacaaccaaactcccaactggtttcccaaatggtgggatcaatatagCCCCATGGTAGAAATTTTACCACCTCAAATCCAGGattcttttcaaatattttatcaaaatacAACACCCTAACCTCACCAACctgatcttctcagattctttctCTATTGCCGCCTTGCATGGATACTGTTCTGGGAATACCAAATTTATGATTACCAGGTAAATGACTGGATTGCCCCAGTCCTCTGCCGGtctttcaatgtcaaatggtgggacaactgtgatgtctccaaatgtgaaaagaatgcattaatcaaaagcctcacaggtctccaACCTGTTCCAACAATACAAAGCTCCTcaaaatcaagtatcaaaagtgagaaggaagcacTTCGTGCTCGTCTAGCCGAACTTGGTTCCGACTcagacaatgaagacaatgaaggctccagtgatggtgcctacagtctcaaatctatgcaaagatctgttcctgcccatgaactctgctatgggcaagatccatatgaggtGGACCCTGACTTTGTCCCTGACAGCTCCAAGGCGTCTTCCTCCAgtaaattcaaagaagttacctcccgTCGGACTCGCCGGGCAGCCAATACAAAGTCCTCATCAACCAAACCATGAGTTTGGTCCAaaacgtctgctaagacggttATAAACTAGCCGACAAGGTGCAGTCGTTAAACCATACCTAGTCAGATAACCCCGGACGACCTTACTAGGAAAAggggtactgttactgtcccaggtcataggatagtccggccaatatccggctcaaataaataggatacaaatttcttgatcaaaccaatacggagaacagtgtccctgacacgtggaatgccgtggtaagatcattgaagattccaaatcaactgtCAACAATAACCatatcaaagattccaaatcattgGTTGACAGCAACATTaaactttcggcgccaacagttctacaattgtcggcagcaactgttcacctcaaatacaaattcaagtgTACAGTTTCAAATAGTgacaaatgaaatgtcaaatagtacctaatttggtacagcaccaaatgaaacccaaatacAACCCAAATCCACATGTAATCCAAATGAGcctccttacattataaaaggagcaccaaCCCCTCTCTCAAATCACTTGAAGTTTTGGACTTGAAATCTTAGACTTGAGATTTTAGAACTCCAAACTAGTAagacttagagagagaagctccgaagcaagctgagcctccacaagttcttccaagatctctccgAGCATCTCACCGGACTTCACCAAACTCCGATCATCccaagtctgatcgtccatcaaaggttagctaccCACAGCTCAAAGACTCCTACCTTaacatccttcttcttctcaaatcctccaacccaagcctacccaaatcaatctccaaatattgtaacttTACTTTCAAAAGATATATTTCAAAGTAATTtcctttgattgcattattagcttctTTTCTACATCTGCATATagcagcttcttgttctatccttggatcaaagcctacagtcgtgcctcttgattccaagatatagatcTTGTTAAGCAGCTTTTTATCTTCTGtaattttctgcaattccatatcCTTTATTTCAGTTTGTGATTGTAATTCtttacttgtttattttaaattaaagtACAAAttagttctgagtaaggtattgcacccatctcagtgttagtctccttgctggatatatatatatatatatataatgttttACCCCTTTTCCATGAGATTCTGCTACACTAGCTTCTTGCAATTGTCTCTTAAATTTTGGGACATATTTTGGTGCTACAATATCCCTTAGGCAAGTTTCGAGGATAATCATGTATTTTACAACTCACCTATTTTATTACTCAGTTGAGAACCTAATAGTGTTCCTTTTGTAAGTTTTGGTACTTACTCAACCTATACTGTATAGAAGAAAGGGGGTGGGGGCCATATCTTCTTATTCCGTTCTTTGTCTAAGAATTGAGAATGACTAACCTTACATTGATAAATTTGAAAGATAGAGAACCAAGTGAAAAATATTGTACTTGTTTCCATAGCAATTGGTCTAAATTGTGTTACTCAAATCCTTAACAATGGGCAAAGTAAGAAAatgtttaattttagattttcagTAAATGATGGTGGATCCTAATCTAAATGTCTATATTTGGGTAGTTCTTTAGAGACATGGGGAGGGTTAAATTAAATGTCACTGGTTATTTAGAATTAGTATAGACAAACTTAATTTTTTGTATTACAATAAAggtctgtttttttttcccctccactGGAGGGGTACACAATCAGACAACGATCTCTTACCCATTAGTTTTATGGCACATAATATTTGGCACAAGTATTGTTCTTCCTTGTAACATTTGTTGAACTGAGCATGACCTCTCTTCAACTCACATTTTGctctcttttcatttatgtgtgtgtatatgtgttttttttttttaattattatttatttaacattTCATAACATAATCAATTAAGGCAATCATCCACACAAAACAATAACATTCATGATATGTCAACAATCAACGATCATTCTCATGGAACGAAATCAAAACGATCACTTCTATAACAATATTTTCATAACTATTTTAGGAAAGTGGAATGGTATTAGAATTTTCTTAATTCTTAGTTATGGTGGCATGAATGATAAATAGCATTTACATAATTATTTGGGTTAATTTCgatattaatgatatttttgtaattattcaaTTCATTGTCTATTTAATTCAGTTTGTTAcaataattatttattaaagGATGAAATATAATTAATATAAGTTTAGacaactctctctttctcaaacatatagccacacatgcatttgcacgtgtaatTTTTctagtatatgtatatatatgtggaaaGAAACGTGTTCGTTCGCGTTCCCATGTCTAGGCACAAATGGGCACGAAAACACCCAACATGCATTGGGCAGCTTGGTCTTTTTATGCCTATCTCTGTGTTTAGGCGTGGGGAAAAAGAAACTTGAAAGGTAGCGTGGCCCCTGTGCCCAGACACATCCCCATGAAAGGCAAAAATTCACCATTGTTGATGCTTCCTTGTGTACTTACACCGGCCCATGCGGGCCTAACTCTGACAAATGTAAATGCAGCCAGAAGATGGTCCAATATTACATAGTTGCTTTGTATCCGTTGATGCAATAATGGCATAACATTAAGAATAGTTCCAATGCCTAGCTTCTGTTTAATTGCTAACTTGTCAAATCCACTTGGAAGTATGATACGATTCAATACATTAAATTTCTTTgctcaaaacaaaaaacaatttcaTAGGAGCTTGAAGTATTGGCGGATGATCCAATGAGGAAGGAAGTTGCTCCAGTACGTAAAAAGATTGATGCAATAAACCGAGAGCTGAAACCCTTGGGACAGAGCTGCCAAAAGAAGGTGACATTTGATATCATCAACTTCATTGGTGATATTAGTACCTCCTACTTTTAGTATTATTGGTAgctatttggtatgatttcgaTTTCGGATTGAAgtatgattttttattggttaCAGGAGAAAGAATACAAAGAGGCACTTGAGGCTTTCAATGAAAAGAACAGGGAGAAAACACAACTAATTACAAAACTAATGGAGGTgaatatatataagaaataaaataatttttttcttcagcaaTTTTTACATACTCGTTTCTAAAACCATCttgtttttgttctattttcCTTGTCTGATCCTGTGACTTAGCTGGTAAGCGAAAGTGAGAGACTGAGGATGAAGAAGCTTGAGGAGCTGAGCAAAAATATTGATTCCCTTCACTGAGAAATGATCATGTTTATTCTGGATTaggcttgggtttctttgatttgaCATTTTGTAATGttaatgtttctgtttctgtttctgtttttgtttatgTGATCCATTTGCTTTTGATGAGGTGTTATTTGTAACTAATTAAGAACATCCTAACTTAATCCCATTCCAAAAATCGAAAGTTCAAACAATTGGGACTTTTTTGGAGATTGGATGCAGTTCCTGATTCATGATCTAGCATGTACAGAATGAAAacttctttcttgattctacGAGAACTTTTATGAAAAAAGCGTTTCATTTGCCTCTCTTCCATGGAAGTTTCATTTCCCAAAATGTATCCTAAATTCTTGTAATTAATTGCAGAATAAATTGTTGTGAAATAGAGTCCCATTGCATTCAGTATATGCCATATTAAGTTTTGTAAACTGGAGCAAATGCTCTTGCCTCAATTAAGTTTCTCTGGTTGCATGTTTAGTCAGATTGATGATGCCATCTAGCTTTTTTGTTTGATCTGAAGGGACAGTGCATTGGATATTGGGTGCTCCCATTTGATCTAGAATGCATTCTTAAAGtcagaaaataggaaaaacccGGTTTCATATTACTTTCTAGACctagaatacataccaaacacagcttttCACTGCACAATAGATGGACCTAGACCCATCATCTGCTGCTATACCACACACACCACCACCTAAACACCAGCTACTGGGCCAATTCACTCTCCTCTTAACCACCTTTTACCCCATATGCCACCTATCAAGCATACCACCCTTTACACCCCCTCCCTCTTAAAGCTCGGAGCAATGTCAAGATGAAACATGAAGCCGAATCACACTATGGTCCCTGTCCTTCCAACCAAGCAATGGAGTAAATTACTAGATTACTAAAAAATGGGTTTCGGTTTACCAAATTACCCACCTAATATTTTGTTTAACTTAAttactcatatatatatatatatatatgggtattactaggggtgtcaattcgaaGCCTGCACCAATAGGCCCGATCGATCCCAACATATTTATGGCCCGACCTGAACTggcccaattaataaatgtTTATAAACAAGCAGTATACGGTGTAGCCACCTAGCCCAACGGGCACCCTACCGGTCTGACACATTTATAAGCCCGACCTAAACCGATtcctttaagcccgacctagcccgacctTTTAATATTACTTGAAATCCTTATTTTGCCACCGATAAAATTGAAGAATGAAGCAAAAGTCCAAGTAATTTTCAAGATGAACAAAAGATTGATTGATGACAGACACCTTTAAcaatagaaatttaaattttaaaaatgtgATTGTGGTAGTGAATTAATGGTGCGTTTGAAAGATATGCTTGAGGCAAAACTGTGCTTTCAGTGGAATAAGCTTAAGTACTTCGACTATTGCATCGACATTGGAAAGGCCCGTTTAAGACCCGTTTAATGTCCGTTTAGGGATAAACAAGTCTGTAGCCTGGCTAACGCCCAATTGAGGCCCATTTATGGCGGCATGAACATAGCCTGAGATCGATAGGCCcaattataaaccgtaccatgtccGCCCTAGCTAAGCttgtttagctaaacgggcatTCACAGTTCAACCCTAAAATTGGTTGAGACCTGCTAGGCCCGATTGAGACAGGCCAATCCCTACCGGTTGACACCGTTAGGTATTAtaaaactatccaaaatagtGCCTCACCCGCACCACTCACCCTTGACTTTCCTCTTCCTTGTCTCCATtcaccactctctctcctccaaccaTTTCACACATTTcttagacctttttttttttgggggggagttTTATGACAGTCATATCTTATTACAATGGACTAATATCATGGCAATGATTTGTATTTCAAAGTAGCAAGGTCTATTGCCGACGTTGGTAGTATGGGGAGAAAGtgtaataaaaatatatacCAATAGGGACTTTCAGGTTATGCCTTTTGTAGTGTCATCACTTTGTGCAATTAAAGATAACATTAAAGGCCACCTTTTTAGACCACACCACTTAGGAAGATTAAGAACATTGAATTATAATCTCCTAACTTAGCCTATCAATATAAAGAGAGGCTATGTTTGAAACCTAATTTGCACTACTCGTTATATAAAGTGAGACTACAAgattgaaaagagaaaaagcggagtcttcttctttttcaagcTTGGGAATCGGGTCATTAAAGAAGGTGCAATTGACAATGACCTTGTTTGAGTGTTGCACTCCTTTGGAGGAGCACACCTCGCGTGTTCTAGGTAACCATTACATCCCCATAATTGGATTTGTGTGATGTGTTCATTGAGATCTTcattcctaaaattttttaatgAGATATTGTCTTGAATCACTTCTACCACTACCTtcacatggtatcaaagcgggTTTCTTTGATGAATACATCAATGTAGTATCACTTTGCCATCAAAGTTATGTATATAGGGCTTAGAAATTggatttctatttcttattttcctcaTTTTGCCTCTTCATCAAATTTTGCTTTGAACATAGACATGGAAATCACCATagtttatcaatttttgaagaaagggagagagataaagagaagagaaacatGTAACTGGAGATCACACACATGCTGTTTTTACTGCCACAACCATACAAATCCTTACAATGAATTGCACCAACAACAATGGCCCATACATATCCTTACAACGGAACTGCATCATTGAAGATCAATCAATCTCAAAAGAGGATTATAGTGTGATCAAAAATTGTTTTCAATTACTTTAGATAATGCTACTGCTAATTCTATTTTGTTGagcaattgaattttttttttttttaagaatggTCTTCtatataaaatattatattttcataaTAGGTGTTGTGCATATATTCTCAATCTTATCGTATAGATTAAAATCACACAGATGAATATGTGATGTTGTTTTGATCTAATGTAGCCTATGTG
Protein-coding sequences here:
- the LOC122075648 gene encoding scaffold attachment factor B2-like, with the translated sequence MQTQRLQNWEQQQAEQMQRVIKNIERAPKEENKDDDDDDDMSRSSSFTTFGAKEEEIERKKMEVREKVQAQWGRVEEETKRLAEIRQELEVLADDPMRKEVAPVRKKIDAINRELKPLGQSCQKKEKEYKEALEAFNEKNREKTQLITKLMELVSESERLRMKKLEELSKNIDSLH